The following are encoded together in the Desulfococcus multivorans genome:
- the hcp gene encoding hydroxylamine reductase translates to MFCFQCQETAKNTGCTVKGVCGKPEETADLQDLLIHVCKGIGVYGEKLKEAGTVDRNAAHFIAKALFTTITNVAWDDDVLIERIKEGLKIRDAVKARAGALSGPVPDCAAWSAADKQAVIDKALSDEVRITATRNEDVRSLRELLIIGCKGIAAYADHAAILGYEKDEIHGFLMEALASTTKDLSVDEMVGLVLKAGDIAVTTMALLDEANTATYGHPEISQVNIGAGKNPGILISGHDLKDMAELLAQTEGTGVDVYTHGEMLPANYYPAFKKYKHFVGNYGGSWWRQNPEFESFNGAILLTTNCLVPLKKDNTYLDRLFTTGVVNYVGAAHIPDRPEGGAKDFSALIARAKRCAPPTEIESGAIVGGFAHNQVLALADKVVDAVKSGAIKRFVVMAGCDGRQKSRAYYTEVAENLPKDTVILTAGCAKYRYNKLALGDIGGIPRVLDAGQCNDSYSLAVIALKLKEVFGLSDINELPISYDIAWYEQKAVAVLLALLALGVKGIRLGPTLPGFLSPNVAQVLVDKFNIKPIGTVDDDIAAMMAGN, encoded by the coding sequence ATGTTTTGCTTTCAATGTCAGGAAACAGCCAAGAACACCGGATGCACCGTCAAGGGAGTCTGTGGAAAGCCGGAGGAGACCGCCGACCTGCAGGATCTGCTGATCCATGTCTGCAAGGGCATCGGCGTCTACGGCGAGAAATTGAAGGAAGCGGGCACGGTGGACCGGAACGCCGCCCATTTCATCGCCAAAGCCCTCTTCACCACCATCACCAATGTGGCCTGGGACGACGATGTCCTCATTGAACGGATCAAGGAAGGCCTGAAGATCCGGGATGCGGTCAAGGCCAGGGCGGGGGCCCTCTCCGGTCCGGTTCCGGACTGCGCCGCATGGAGCGCCGCGGACAAACAGGCCGTCATCGACAAGGCCCTGTCCGACGAGGTTCGCATCACGGCCACCCGGAACGAGGATGTGCGTTCCCTGAGGGAGCTGCTCATCATCGGCTGCAAGGGCATCGCGGCCTATGCCGATCATGCCGCGATCCTCGGCTATGAGAAGGACGAGATCCACGGATTCCTCATGGAGGCCCTGGCCTCCACCACCAAAGACCTTTCGGTTGACGAGATGGTGGGCCTGGTCCTGAAGGCCGGCGATATCGCCGTGACCACCATGGCCCTGCTCGACGAGGCCAACACCGCCACCTACGGACATCCTGAAATCTCCCAGGTCAACATCGGCGCCGGAAAGAACCCTGGGATCCTGATCTCCGGCCATGACCTCAAGGACATGGCGGAGCTGCTCGCCCAGACCGAAGGGACCGGCGTGGATGTTTACACCCACGGCGAGATGCTGCCCGCCAATTACTACCCGGCCTTCAAGAAGTACAAGCACTTCGTGGGCAACTACGGGGGCTCCTGGTGGCGCCAGAACCCCGAGTTCGAATCCTTCAACGGCGCAATTCTTCTGACCACCAACTGTCTCGTCCCCCTGAAGAAGGACAACACCTATCTGGACCGGCTCTTTACCACCGGCGTGGTCAACTATGTCGGCGCCGCCCACATTCCCGACCGTCCCGAAGGCGGCGCCAAGGACTTCTCCGCCCTCATCGCCCGCGCCAAGCGCTGCGCTCCCCCCACGGAGATCGAAAGCGGCGCCATCGTCGGCGGTTTCGCCCACAACCAGGTGCTGGCCCTGGCCGACAAGGTCGTCGATGCGGTCAAATCGGGCGCCATCAAGCGCTTCGTGGTCATGGCCGGGTGTGACGGACGACAGAAATCGCGGGCCTACTACACCGAGGTGGCGGAAAACTTGCCCAAGGACACGGTCATCCTGACGGCCGGGTGCGCCAAGTACCGCTACAACAAACTGGCCCTGGGCGACATCGGCGGCATTCCCCGGGTCCTGGATGCCGGCCAGTGCAACGACTCCTATTCCCTGGCCGTGATCGCCCTGAAATTGAAGGAGGTCTTCGGCCTTTCCGACATCAACGAGCTGCCGATCTCCTATGACATCGCCTGGTACGAGCAAAAGGCGGTGGCGGTGCTCCTGGCCCTCCTGGCACTCGGCGTCAAGGGCATTCGACTGGGGCCGACGCTTCCCGGCTTCCTGTCCCCCAACGTAGCCCAGGTCCTGGTGGATAAGTTCAACATCAAACCCATCGGCACGGTCGATGACGACATCGCGGCCATGATGGCCGGGAACTGA
- a CDS encoding metal ABC transporter ATP-binding protein yields MQTPETSARDAGRRSMEGESDAADTTHHGRIDADAEPASDEAVPLSIKDLTVAYQRKPVLWDVALTLPEGRLIAVVGPNGAGKSTLIKAVLGLVPRASGQISIYGKPYETQRHLVGYVPQRESVDWDFPVNALDVVAMGFYRKIGWLRPVTRAHRRAALKELEKVGMATFAHRQISQLSGGQQQRVFLARALAQDARIYLMDEPFAGVDTATERAIIALLKDLKASGKTCVVVHHDLQTVPTYFDHVVLLNMRVVAYGPTEAVFTEENLKKTYGGRLTLLSQAFYELSKDPRLPRGTKGTSE; encoded by the coding sequence ATGCAAACACCCGAGACATCCGCCCGAGATGCCGGTCGCCGTTCGATGGAAGGTGAATCCGATGCGGCCGACACGACACATCATGGTCGTATCGACGCCGATGCCGAACCCGCATCCGACGAAGCCGTTCCCCTTTCCATCAAGGACCTGACCGTCGCCTACCAGCGAAAACCGGTGCTGTGGGACGTTGCGCTGACCCTGCCCGAGGGCCGGCTCATCGCCGTTGTCGGCCCCAACGGCGCCGGTAAGAGCACCCTCATCAAGGCGGTGCTGGGGCTGGTGCCGCGGGCGTCGGGGCAGATTTCCATATACGGGAAGCCTTACGAAACCCAGCGACATCTCGTGGGCTACGTCCCCCAGCGGGAGAGCGTGGACTGGGATTTTCCCGTCAACGCCCTGGATGTCGTGGCCATGGGGTTCTACCGGAAGATCGGCTGGCTCAGGCCCGTCACCCGGGCCCATCGTCGCGCCGCCCTGAAGGAGCTGGAGAAGGTCGGAATGGCCACCTTTGCCCACCGGCAGATCAGCCAGTTGTCGGGGGGGCAGCAGCAGCGCGTCTTTCTGGCCCGGGCCTTGGCCCAGGATGCCCGAATCTACCTGATGGACGAACCCTTCGCAGGTGTCGACACCGCCACCGAACGGGCCATCATCGCGCTGCTGAAGGACCTCAAGGCCTCGGGCAAAACCTGCGTGGTGGTGCATCACGATCTGCAGACCGTGCCCACCTACTTCGACCACGTGGTGCTGCTCAACATGCGGGTGGTGGCCTACGGGCCCACCGAAGCGGTCTTCACCGAAGAGAATCTGAAAAAGACCTACGGCGGCCGCCTCACCCTCCTTTCCCAGGCGTTCTACGAACTCTCCAAGGATCCCCGGCTGCCCCGGGGCACGAAAGGCACCTCGGAATGA
- a CDS encoding iron chelate uptake ABC transporter family permease subunit, with translation MTGSTGHLPLGGTAWRAGVLTLMLTLVPALPEAAVAGPSTVLTEWPTWPEIFRVITLRDYNTRVVVIGATLLGAAAGLVGTFLLLRKRALLSDALSHATLPGIAIAFILMTLRGGEGKNFLGLITGAAIFSVLGTASVILIQRHSRLKDDAALGIVLSAYFGLGIALLGIATRMEAGNAAGLTAFIYGKTASMLFMDAVLIAATALTAAVFCILFFKEFTLICFDGEYAAAQGWPVTRLDFLMMSLAVVVTVIGLQAVGLILVVALLIIPPAAARFWTHDLRRMLWLSGLFGAAAGFAGSGLSALTANLPAGAIIVLTASAVFLVSMILGSARGLLKTSLERYRLKRKIARENLLRAMYEWIESCSTDRDAAACVRRAIPFEAMLARRSWTSAEVRRTFRHLAADGLVRPTPPDAYAPTTEGWEAARRVVRNHRLWEAYLIARADIAPGQVDWGADEIEHILDPEMIESLEKMLPQGPGGAFPESPHPIGPHRGDV, from the coding sequence ATGACCGGATCGACAGGACACCTGCCTTTGGGCGGCACCGCATGGCGGGCGGGCGTTCTGACGCTGATGCTGACGCTGGTGCCGGCGCTGCCGGAAGCCGCGGTTGCCGGGCCGTCGACCGTCCTTACGGAATGGCCGACCTGGCCCGAGATCTTCCGGGTGATCACCCTCCGCGACTACAACACCCGGGTCGTCGTCATCGGCGCCACGCTCCTGGGGGCGGCGGCCGGGCTCGTGGGCACGTTTCTGCTCCTCAGGAAGCGGGCCCTGCTGAGCGACGCCCTCAGCCACGCCACCCTCCCGGGCATCGCCATCGCCTTTATCCTGATGACGCTCCGGGGGGGAGAGGGGAAAAACTTTCTCGGCCTCATAACGGGAGCGGCGATATTCTCCGTTCTGGGCACCGCCTCGGTCATCCTGATCCAGCGCCACTCCCGCCTCAAGGACGACGCCGCCCTGGGCATCGTCCTGAGCGCCTATTTCGGTCTGGGCATCGCCCTTCTGGGCATCGCCACCCGAATGGAGGCGGGAAACGCAGCGGGGCTCACCGCCTTCATCTATGGCAAGACCGCCTCCATGCTCTTCATGGACGCGGTCCTCATCGCCGCAACGGCCCTGACGGCGGCCGTGTTCTGCATCCTCTTCTTCAAGGAGTTCACCCTGATCTGTTTCGACGGAGAGTATGCCGCGGCCCAGGGGTGGCCGGTGACCCGTCTGGACTTCCTCATGATGTCCCTCGCCGTTGTCGTGACCGTCATCGGCCTTCAGGCCGTCGGGCTGATCCTGGTGGTGGCCCTGCTCATCATCCCGCCGGCCGCCGCCCGTTTCTGGACCCACGACCTCCGGCGCATGCTATGGCTCTCAGGCCTCTTCGGGGCCGCGGCCGGGTTCGCCGGCTCCGGTCTGAGCGCCCTGACGGCCAATCTGCCCGCCGGCGCGATCATCGTGCTCACCGCATCCGCGGTCTTTCTCGTCAGCATGATCCTGGGGTCGGCCCGGGGGCTCCTGAAGACGAGTCTGGAGCGGTATCGGCTCAAGCGCAAGATCGCCCGGGAAAACCTTCTCCGCGCCATGTACGAATGGATCGAAAGCTGCAGCACCGACCGGGACGCGGCAGCCTGCGTCCGCCGGGCCATCCCCTTCGAGGCGATGCTGGCGCGCCGGTCGTGGACGTCCGCCGAAGTCCGGCGCACCTTCAGGCATCTCGCCGCCGACGGACTCGTCCGTCCGACCCCCCCGGACGCCTATGCCCCGACAACGGAAGGATGGGAAGCGGCCCGACGCGTGGTGCGCAACCATCGGCTCTGGGAGGCCTATCTCATCGCCCGGGCGGATATCGCACCGGGACAGGTGGATTGGGGGGCGGACGAGATCGAACACATTCTGGACCCGGAGATGATTGAAAGCCTCGAAAAAATGCTGCCCCAAGGACCCGGCGGCGCCTTTCCCGAGAGTCCCCACCCCATCGGGCCGCACCGGGGAGACGTTTGA
- a CDS encoding metal ABC transporter permease, translating to MEWTFLDTWIVVTAMLSAMSCALPGAYLVLRRMSMMGDAISHAVLPGLAVAFILTGSRESLPMLAGATVVGLLTTFLVQAVVKLSGLDKGASMGVIFTTLFALGLILIRRAADHVDLDPGCVLYGAIELTPLDVATLLGMEIPQAAVTNAAVLAVNLVFVLLFYKELKITAFDPALATTMGINAGVMHYALMTLVAVTTIAAFESVGSILVIAMLIIPGATAHLLTDRLSVLLVLSLVIAALCAVSGHIAAITVPVWFGFRDTSTAGMMATVAGLIFLAVFFLAPRYGLLGRILRRGMLSLGIVREDVMGLLYRYREVAPRDAAPLGLRELKEALKQGAAVRMAVWDLLRTRRIRRDASGFTLTDKGLGDSAGIIRSHRLWESYLCERMGYCMTSVHASAHRLEHVTDPEMQAALHRAAGRPTRDPHDRKIPD from the coding sequence ATGGAATGGACCTTTCTCGATACGTGGATCGTCGTGACCGCGATGCTGAGCGCCATGTCGTGCGCCCTTCCAGGCGCCTATCTTGTCCTTCGCCGCATGAGCATGATGGGAGACGCCATCAGCCACGCGGTGCTGCCCGGCCTGGCCGTCGCCTTCATCCTCACCGGAAGCCGTGAAAGCCTCCCCATGCTGGCGGGTGCCACGGTGGTGGGCCTGCTGACCACCTTCCTGGTTCAGGCCGTGGTGAAACTGAGCGGCCTCGACAAGGGCGCCTCCATGGGCGTCATCTTCACCACCCTCTTCGCCCTGGGCCTCATCCTTATCCGCCGGGCCGCCGACCACGTGGACCTGGACCCCGGCTGCGTGCTTTACGGCGCCATCGAGTTGACGCCCCTGGACGTTGCGACGCTGCTGGGCATGGAGATTCCCCAGGCCGCCGTCACCAACGCCGCCGTGCTCGCCGTCAATCTCGTCTTCGTTCTGCTGTTCTACAAGGAATTGAAGATCACCGCATTCGACCCGGCCCTGGCCACCACCATGGGGATCAACGCGGGCGTCATGCACTACGCCCTCATGACCCTGGTGGCCGTCACCACCATCGCCGCATTCGAGAGCGTCGGGAGCATTCTCGTCATCGCCATGCTGATCATTCCCGGCGCCACGGCCCATCTTCTGACCGACCGCTTGTCCGTCCTTCTGGTGTTGAGTCTGGTCATCGCGGCCCTGTGCGCCGTATCAGGGCATATCGCGGCCATCACGGTGCCCGTCTGGTTCGGGTTCCGGGACACGAGCACCGCCGGCATGATGGCGACGGTCGCCGGCCTGATCTTTCTGGCCGTCTTTTTCCTGGCGCCCCGCTACGGACTGCTGGGCCGCATCCTTCGCCGGGGGATGCTTTCCCTGGGGATCGTCAGGGAGGACGTTATGGGCCTCCTGTACCGGTACCGGGAGGTGGCGCCCCGCGATGCGGCGCCTCTGGGCCTCCGGGAACTGAAGGAGGCCCTGAAGCAGGGGGCCGCCGTTCGCATGGCGGTCTGGGACCTGTTGCGGACCCGGCGGATTCGCCGGGATGCATCGGGCTTCACGCTCACCGACAAGGGCCTGGGGGATAGCGCCGGGATCATTCGATCCCACCGGCTCTGGGAATCCTATCTCTGCGAACGGATGGGCTACTGCATGACCTCGGTCCATGCCTCGGCCCACCGGCTCGAGCATGTCACCGACCCGGAAATGCAGGCGGCCCTGCACCGCGCGGCCGGCCGGCCGACACGGGACCCCCACGACCGGAAAATCCCCGATTGA
- a CDS encoding VOC family protein: MSSNVIKRTNTILYCRRWAAAVAFYRDVLGLVVHLETDWFVEFHLAGDAYLSVADDRRASVKSAGGAGITLSFQVDDAAAWRGRLECRGVAAGKIRRHWGASVFFFRDPEGHRIEIWSPVPPSADDDIGH; encoded by the coding sequence ATGTCTTCAAATGTCATAAAGCGAACCAACACCATCCTCTACTGCCGGCGATGGGCCGCTGCCGTCGCGTTCTATCGGGACGTCCTGGGGCTTGTCGTTCACCTTGAAACCGATTGGTTTGTGGAATTTCACCTTGCCGGGGATGCTTATCTGAGTGTCGCGGATGATCGCCGGGCTTCGGTGAAAAGCGCCGGAGGTGCAGGCATCACCCTCTCTTTCCAGGTGGACGATGCGGCCGCCTGGCGCGGCCGTCTCGAGTGTCGCGGGGTCGCGGCCGGAAAGATTCGCCGCCACTGGGGAGCGTCCGTCTTTTTTTTCCGCGATCCCGAAGGCCATCGGATTGAAATCTGGTCTCCGGTGCCGCCGTCGGCGGATGACGACATTGGCCATTGA
- a CDS encoding TAXI family TRAP transporter solute-binding subunit — MKKTLMTIVGTLFFMCASGWNAFAADLGIITGGEKGTYYQFGLDLQKLTRDKGIRLNVYNSKGSIENIYAVFKRPRTQMGIVQSDVLAFVSKVDTHPTLVRIARKIKMVFPLYNEEVHLLGRRDIEDFDGLTGKRVAIDREGSGTYLTARLLFEISGIKPGEMLTIGTDEALERLKAGTIDAMFYVAGLPVKLFTEKVSAEDGLAFIPIRGKNIVEYYPSAEIPADTYAGQPDTVPTVAVKAVLVSYDFRQSNCESVGRFGRILADNMEWLKTNGHPKWRSVDLDYPLKGWEQYDCVRKRLQSVMKTTPPESAEPNPVLDAVKEMLKP, encoded by the coding sequence ATGAAAAAAACACTCATGACCATCGTCGGCACGCTGTTTTTCATGTGCGCATCCGGTTGGAATGCGTTCGCTGCGGATCTGGGTATCATTACCGGCGGAGAAAAAGGCACCTACTATCAGTTCGGCCTGGATCTCCAGAAACTGACCCGGGACAAAGGCATCCGCCTGAACGTCTACAATTCGAAAGGATCCATCGAGAACATTTACGCGGTTTTCAAACGGCCCCGCACCCAGATGGGCATCGTCCAGTCCGATGTTCTGGCATTCGTCTCCAAGGTGGATACCCATCCGACATTGGTCCGGATCGCCAGAAAAATCAAGATGGTGTTCCCCCTTTACAATGAGGAGGTCCATCTGCTCGGCCGTCGGGATATCGAAGATTTTGACGGCCTGACGGGCAAGCGTGTCGCCATAGACCGGGAAGGCAGCGGCACCTACCTGACCGCCAGGCTCCTCTTTGAAATCTCCGGGATCAAGCCGGGTGAGATGTTGACCATCGGCACCGACGAAGCCCTGGAACGGTTGAAGGCGGGGACGATCGACGCCATGTTCTATGTTGCCGGGCTCCCCGTCAAACTGTTTACTGAAAAGGTATCCGCGGAGGACGGGCTGGCCTTCATTCCAATCCGCGGCAAAAACATCGTCGAATATTATCCCTCTGCGGAAATTCCCGCCGACACGTATGCAGGGCAGCCGGATACCGTGCCGACCGTGGCGGTCAAGGCGGTGTTGGTATCCTACGACTTCCGTCAGTCGAATTGCGAATCCGTCGGCAGATTTGGCCGGATCCTGGCGGACAATATGGAATGGCTCAAGACCAACGGCCATCCCAAGTGGCGCTCCGTCGATCTCGATTATCCCCTCAAGGGATGGGAACAATACGACTGTGTGCGCAAACGCCTGCAAAGCGTCATGAAGACGACGCCCCCGGAATCTGCCGAGCCGAATCCGGTTCTGGACGCCGTCAAGGAGATGCTGAAGCCCTGA
- a CDS encoding AAA family ATPase produces MYENFYLLKKKPFENTPNPEFLYLSRNHGEVLASLLYAINFAKGFVLVTGDAGTGKTILIQALIKELGANAVVTHVRNPQFGFTEIIRHLSKNLDLPFNDQNNTFDSYHDVKSKLEQMDKAGKRVVLIIDEAHLLSEKCLEEIRLLSNHETENRKLIQIVLVGQNGIYDMLQKDSLKSLRQRIVINRELNALDMHSVPKYIRHRLRVAGRETPLFDRKALLLIGEKSRGVPRIINRICDNALMRGYTFQTRKIGTRIVKDIIEEMATPQAASVPTPGNKKKITKAAVSAGVISLFILILLTGHFSKSKPVKDTGELAVDGMTLHQSETAEIPSPTLMENSGPPIHAGTLPVGKPVPPKPVEEKPAATLDQEGHAVSPNPCLSETARDRYGIGNDTIVDLIHMANPTLRSVKDDCTGRELVYPEIEKADLIREDSDGTCTIHYASFYRIEPAAKLVEELMQRNENAMVVKSVQGDDPVFRVVMGKYETRTAAERALAHLEFNYLPFLQGNPVRNKKVLLDVLENIQ; encoded by the coding sequence ATGTACGAGAACTTTTACCTGCTCAAAAAAAAGCCGTTCGAAAACACCCCCAACCCGGAATTTCTTTATCTATCCAGAAACCACGGAGAGGTCCTGGCATCGTTGTTATACGCCATCAATTTTGCCAAAGGCTTCGTTCTGGTCACCGGTGATGCGGGAACCGGCAAGACGATCCTGATTCAGGCCCTCATAAAAGAACTCGGCGCAAATGCCGTCGTTACCCACGTCAGGAATCCGCAATTCGGTTTTACGGAAATCATTCGTCATCTTTCGAAAAATCTCGACCTTCCCTTCAACGATCAAAACAATACATTTGATTCATATCACGACGTCAAATCGAAACTCGAACAGATGGATAAAGCGGGAAAACGGGTTGTCCTGATCATTGATGAAGCCCATCTTCTTTCGGAGAAATGCCTGGAAGAGATCCGGTTGCTCTCCAATCATGAAACCGAAAACCGGAAGCTGATTCAAATCGTTCTGGTCGGTCAGAACGGGATCTATGATATGCTTCAGAAGGATTCCCTGAAATCGCTCCGACAGCGCATCGTGATCAACCGCGAGCTCAACGCCCTGGATATGCACAGTGTCCCCAAATATATCCGGCATCGGCTCCGCGTCGCAGGAAGAGAAACCCCCCTTTTTGACCGGAAAGCACTCCTTCTGATCGGGGAGAAGAGCCGCGGGGTTCCGAGAATCATCAACCGCATCTGTGACAACGCCCTGATGAGGGGGTATACCTTTCAAACCCGGAAAATCGGAACCAGGATCGTCAAAGACATCATCGAGGAGATGGCGACTCCCCAGGCCGCATCCGTGCCGACTCCCGGGAACAAGAAAAAAATAACAAAGGCAGCCGTTTCGGCGGGCGTGATTTCATTGTTCATCCTGATACTCCTGACGGGTCATTTTTCGAAATCCAAGCCCGTCAAGGATACAGGAGAACTCGCTGTTGACGGGATGACACTCCATCAAAGCGAAACGGCGGAGATTCCCTCTCCAACCCTGATGGAAAACAGCGGCCCGCCCATTCACGCCGGCACCCTCCCCGTCGGAAAACCGGTCCCGCCGAAACCGGTTGAAGAAAAACCGGCCGCAACGTTGGACCAGGAAGGACACGCCGTATCTCCGAACCCGTGCCTGTCGGAAACAGCTCGGGATCGATACGGCATCGGGAACGACACCATCGTTGATTTGATCCATATGGCGAACCCGACCCTCCGGAGTGTCAAAGACGATTGTACGGGGCGGGAACTCGTCTATCCGGAAATCGAAAAAGCGGATCTGATCCGGGAGGATTCAGACGGAACCTGTACCATTCACTACGCGAGCTTTTATCGCATCGAACCGGCAGCGAAGCTGGTTGAGGAATTGATGCAACGGAACGAGAACGCCATGGTTGTCAAGTCTGTTCAAGGCGATGATCCGGTGTTTCGCGTTGTCATGGGCAAATACGAAACCCGCACGGCGGCTGAAAGGGCTCTGGCGCATCTGGAATTCAACTATCTCCCTTTCCTGCAGGGAAATCCCGTCCGGAATAAAAAGGTGCTGCTGGATGTTCTCGAGAATATCCAGTAA
- the aceB gene encoding malate synthase A: MNSRNPSNGIRITAPVPPEFDRILTPEALAFVAALAREFDETRRALLERRRKVQAEIDAGNLPDFPPETRSVREGGWRIAPVPRDLLDRRVEITGPVERKMIINALNSGARTFMADFEDSHAPTWTGTLQGQVNLWDAVRRAISFESPEGKSYRLNDRTAVLIVRPRGWHLVEKHLEIDGRPVSASLFDFALYFFHNARELTARGTGPYFYLPKMESYLEARLWNDVFVRAQELLGIPRGTIKATVLIETILAAFQMDEILYELREHSAGLNCGRWDYIFSFIKRFRKVPGYIFPDRSQITMTRHCMRSYSLLAIKTCHRRGAHAIGGMAAQIPIKGDAEANAAALQKVREDKIREAEDGHDGTWVAHPGLVAIATEEFDRRLSGPNQIDRLREDVTVTREDLLKLPVGTITEQGLRTNIRVGVEYMAAWLSGNGCVPLYNLMEDAATAEISRTQVWQWVHHPQGILSDGGDVTLDLFRRIMDEETAAIRRDVGDEAFAAGNYQRAAEMFDAIVANPELEDFLTLRAYEALD, encoded by the coding sequence ATGAACAGCCGCAATCCATCCAACGGTATTCGCATCACGGCGCCGGTCCCGCCGGAGTTCGATCGTATCCTCACCCCAGAAGCCCTCGCGTTCGTCGCGGCCCTCGCCCGTGAATTCGACGAGACCCGGAGGGCGCTGCTCGAGCGTCGCCGCAAGGTTCAGGCGGAGATCGACGCCGGGAATCTGCCGGATTTCCCGCCGGAAACCCGATCCGTCCGGGAGGGCGGCTGGCGGATCGCGCCCGTGCCGCGGGATCTTCTGGATCGCCGGGTCGAGATCACCGGGCCGGTGGAGCGCAAGATGATCATCAACGCCCTCAATTCAGGCGCCAGAACCTTCATGGCCGATTTCGAGGATTCCCACGCGCCCACCTGGACAGGGACCCTTCAGGGACAGGTCAACCTCTGGGATGCGGTTCGGCGGGCCATCTCCTTCGAGAGCCCGGAGGGCAAGTCCTACCGGCTGAACGACAGGACCGCCGTCCTGATCGTCCGACCCAGGGGCTGGCATCTCGTGGAAAAGCATCTCGAGATCGACGGCCGGCCCGTCTCCGCAAGTCTCTTCGACTTCGCCCTCTATTTTTTCCATAACGCCCGCGAACTCACGGCCCGGGGAACCGGTCCCTATTTCTATCTTCCCAAGATGGAGAGTTATCTGGAGGCCCGCCTCTGGAACGATGTCTTCGTCCGCGCCCAGGAACTTCTGGGCATTCCCCGGGGGACCATCAAGGCCACGGTCCTCATCGAGACCATCCTCGCGGCCTTTCAGATGGATGAAATCCTCTACGAACTGCGGGAGCACAGCGCCGGCCTCAACTGCGGGCGATGGGACTATATCTTCAGCTTCATCAAGCGGTTCAGAAAGGTTCCCGGCTACATCTTCCCGGATCGGTCCCAGATCACCATGACGCGACACTGCATGCGCTCCTATTCGCTGCTGGCGATCAAGACCTGCCACCGGCGGGGGGCCCACGCCATCGGGGGCATGGCCGCCCAGATCCCCATCAAAGGCGATGCGGAAGCCAACGCGGCAGCGCTCCAGAAGGTGCGGGAGGACAAAATCCGTGAGGCCGAAGACGGCCACGACGGCACATGGGTCGCCCATCCGGGGTTGGTGGCGATCGCAACGGAGGAGTTTGACCGACGCTTGTCCGGCCCCAACCAGATCGATCGGCTGCGGGAGGATGTGACCGTGACCCGGGAAGACCTTCTCAAGCTGCCCGTGGGAACGATCACTGAACAGGGGCTGCGCACCAACATCCGTGTGGGCGTCGAGTACATGGCGGCATGGCTGTCGGGCAACGGGTGCGTGCCGCTTTACAACCTGATGGAGGACGCGGCTACGGCCGAGATCTCCCGAACCCAGGTATGGCAGTGGGTGCATCATCCCCAGGGGATCCTGAGCGACGGCGGGGACGTGACCCTGGATCTCTTCAGGCGGATCATGGACGAGGAGACCGCGGCCATTCGCCGGGATGTGGGGGACGAGGCCTTTGCCGCCGGGAATTACCAGCGGGCGGCCGAGATGTTCGATGCCATTGTCGCCAACCCCGAACTCGAGGACTTTTTGACGCTCCGCGCTTATGAGGCGTTGGATTAG